In Chloroflexota bacterium, a single genomic region encodes these proteins:
- a CDS encoding enoyl-CoA hydratase/isomerase family protein, protein MAYSTYETLLLERDGNGITTLTLNRPDRLNAASHKMVAEVPKAILEVGEDLDSRVLVITGAGRGFSSGQDMKGTPQDVPGLRKRFMPRTPEDSFTFAIRKIPQPVIASVNGPAVGWGLSLAAAAQIRIASEQARFGALWVARGLPPEAQGGYLLPQIMPLPKVFEMVFLGKIFDAKEAKEAGLINILVPHSELKAKTHEIALQLAKGPPIALAMAKRAIYMGLRQDLDSFVQYESLTLRVAFQSEDRLEGIRSFVEKREPRFKGE, encoded by the coding sequence ATGGCTTATTCCACCTACGAAACACTCCTCCTTGAGCGCGATGGGAATGGCATTACCACCCTCACCCTCAACCGTCCCGATCGCCTCAACGCCGCCAGCCACAAGATGGTCGCCGAAGTTCCCAAGGCTATCTTGGAAGTCGGCGAAGATTTGGACTCCCGCGTCCTCGTCATCACGGGCGCCGGCCGCGGCTTCTCTTCCGGCCAGGACATGAAAGGCACGCCGCAAGACGTCCCCGGTCTCCGCAAACGCTTCATGCCCCGCACCCCGGAAGACAGCTTCACCTTCGCCATCCGCAAGATCCCCCAGCCCGTCATCGCCTCCGTCAACGGCCCTGCCGTCGGCTGGGGCCTCTCCCTGGCGGCGGCGGCCCAGATCCGCATCGCCTCAGAGCAGGCCCGCTTCGGCGCCCTCTGGGTCGCTCGCGGCCTCCCGCCGGAGGCCCAGGGCGGCTATCTCCTGCCGCAGATCATGCCTCTGCCCAAGGTCTTCGAGATGGTCTTCCTCGGGAAGATCTTCGACGCTAAAGAGGCGAAAGAGGCCGGCCTCATCAACATCCTCGTGCCCCACAGCGAACTGAAAGCCAAAACCCACGAGATCGCCCTCCAGCTTGCCAAGGGTCCGCCCATCGCCCTCGCCATGGCCAAGCGCGCCATCTATATGGGCCTGCGCCAAGACCTCGACTCTTTCGTCCAGTACGAATCGCTCACCTTGCGCGTCGCCTTCCAGAGCGAAGACCGCCTCGAAGGCATCCGCTCCTTCGTGGAGAAGCGCGAGCCGCGCTTCAAGGGCGAGTGA
- a CDS encoding transposase, whose protein sequence is EVLLGQWRRIYNEVRPHSALGYRPPAPEAMLPRLAFSSSAGLT, encoded by the coding sequence GAGGTGCTCCTCGGACAGTGGAGGCGAATCTACAACGAGGTCCGGCCCCACAGCGCCCTCGGCTACCGCCCGCCAGCGCCTGAGGCGATGTTGCCACGACTGGCGTTCAGCAGTTCCGCCGGACTAACATAG
- a CDS encoding acyl-CoA dehydrogenase translates to MEFSLPQDVKALQTLTRDVVRKECMPLESKYLPLDMYEEYFPEDEAHLTKIAKESGLWDAHIPKNFGGGGQGYLANLVVREELYYSAVILPQAEIIPSLFEANAYQQERFLYPVLRGEKLSAFAQTEPDSGSDPGNSMKTHAVKRGDTWVINGRKMFTSYSGACDFWQLPAVTDRAKRQHGITMFLVEKGTPGISYREIPTWQYRRTPKRATYELFLENVEVPEKHILGGIGRGFQLGQKWLTDYRLIRGGTSLGQMQRAFDICVDWAKRRHSFGKPIATRQAIQHKLVEMHIDILALRSLSYQAAKDADEGKDLREDASLIKLIAARWGHHCLDHAMQIMGGIGLTLELPIARFYRWVRTARIVGGTDEMHTMVLARDILGREYVDPYTNT, encoded by the coding sequence GTGGAATTTTCCCTGCCTCAAGATGTAAAGGCATTGCAGACCCTCACCAGGGACGTCGTCCGCAAAGAGTGCATGCCCCTCGAATCCAAGTACCTTCCCCTGGACATGTACGAAGAGTACTTCCCGGAGGATGAGGCGCACCTTACCAAGATCGCCAAAGAGTCCGGGCTGTGGGACGCCCATATCCCCAAGAACTTCGGCGGCGGCGGCCAGGGCTACCTCGCCAACCTGGTCGTCCGCGAAGAGCTCTACTATTCCGCCGTCATCCTTCCCCAAGCCGAAATCATCCCCAGCCTCTTCGAAGCTAATGCCTACCAGCAGGAGCGCTTCCTCTACCCCGTCCTGCGCGGCGAAAAGCTCAGCGCCTTCGCCCAGACGGAGCCCGATTCCGGCTCCGATCCCGGGAACTCCATGAAAACCCATGCCGTGAAGCGCGGCGATACGTGGGTCATCAACGGCCGCAAGATGTTCACCAGCTACTCCGGCGCCTGCGACTTCTGGCAGCTTCCCGCCGTCACGGATAGGGCCAAACGCCAGCACGGCATCACCATGTTCCTCGTGGAGAAAGGCACGCCCGGCATCTCCTACCGCGAGATCCCCACCTGGCAGTACCGCCGCACGCCCAAGCGCGCCACCTACGAGCTCTTCCTGGAGAACGTCGAAGTGCCGGAGAAGCACATCCTCGGCGGCATCGGCCGCGGCTTCCAACTCGGCCAGAAATGGCTCACCGATTATCGCCTCATCCGTGGCGGCACCTCCCTGGGCCAGATGCAGCGCGCCTTCGATATCTGCGTGGACTGGGCCAAGCGCCGCCACAGCTTCGGCAAGCCCATCGCCACGCGCCAGGCCATCCAGCACAAGCTCGTGGAGATGCACATTGATATCCTCGCCCTGCGCTCCCTCTCCTACCAGGCCGCCAAGGATGCCGACGAGGGAAAAGACCTCCGCGAGGATGCCTCCCTCATCAAGCTCATCGCCGCCCGCTGGGGCCACCACTGCCTGGATCACGCCATGCAGATCATGGGCGGCATCGGCCTTACCCTGGAACTGCCCATCGCCCGCTTCTACCGCTGGGTGCGCACTGCCCGCATCGTCGGCGGCACCGATGAAATGCATACAATGGTGCTGGCGCGCGATATCCTCGGCCGCGAGTACGTAGACCCGTACACCAACACCTAG
- a CDS encoding deoxyribonuclease V: MRSISLHPWNLSLEQAVAVQRDLASKVRKVNRLPAHITHIAGTDVSGVDKDGEVRAVVVVLAYPGLKVVEVASARERPAFPYVPGFLSFRETPILLKAFEQLKLTPDLIIVDGQGTAHPRRFGIACHLGLLLDAPTIVCAESILTGRYGRLSNAKGSTAPLMDKGEVIGSAVRTRDGISPVYVSPGHHIDMPTAVEWVLNCGKGYRLPEPTRLAHHTATTLLKDGASRLL; the protein is encoded by the coding sequence ATGCGCTCCATCTCGCTGCATCCCTGGAACCTCTCACTTGAGCAGGCCGTCGCCGTTCAGCGCGATCTCGCTTCCAAAGTGCGCAAGGTCAACCGCCTGCCCGCGCACATCACCCACATCGCCGGGACCGATGTCTCCGGCGTGGACAAAGACGGCGAAGTCCGTGCCGTCGTCGTCGTGCTGGCCTATCCAGGGCTGAAAGTCGTCGAGGTCGCAAGCGCTCGCGAACGTCCCGCCTTTCCCTACGTTCCCGGATTTCTCTCCTTCCGGGAGACACCCATCCTCCTCAAAGCCTTCGAGCAGCTCAAGCTCACGCCGGACCTCATCATCGTTGACGGCCAGGGGACTGCCCACCCTCGAAGGTTCGGCATCGCCTGCCACCTAGGACTGCTCCTGGATGCGCCAACCATCGTTTGCGCGGAGTCCATCCTCACGGGGCGCTATGGAAGACTGAGCAACGCCAAAGGCTCCACAGCGCCGCTCATGGATAAAGGCGAGGTCATCGGCTCGGCTGTTCGCACCCGCGATGGCATCTCTCCCGTCTACGTCTCACCGGGCCACCATATAGATATGCCCACAGCCGTCGAATGGGTCCTCAACTGCGGCAAAGGCTACCGACTACCAGAGCCGACGCGCCTTGCCCATCACACCGCCACAACACTCCTGAAGGATGGCGCCTCCCGCCTGCTCTAG
- a CDS encoding ABC transporter substrate-binding protein: MTKLFKRGFGFVLLALVAILVITACGGDEAPTATPNPQVPKRLDGKRGGTLNLRVLNLPRSWDTYDTVGQVDLHNLGPMLNNLVWPDPYGDGFSLTGDLAQSWQVSSAGDTVTFRLRQGVKFHDGSALTSKDVAYNLTRAWKPRAPTMTYYQARVAAVQAIDTPDDLTIVVKLNAPSNAFLQGIGMAGVLIYPAAIPFPEQLETWKKSPIGTGPYKYKGSTATTMEFVRNDAYHVSGLPYADAIQFAVIADTTLSVAAFRAGRLDASNFDTSAIEISYQDLQREQRFVTKKVNIGLYFLHPAQKAPWSYPSVRQAISLAINRQEIIDGWLKGLGDRAASPLMPPELGGQWGLASRDILARPGFSEDKTADRARARQLLTQAGVVPGDITVSILAAQGGDGLYGEIVERSFAAMGFKTKLDLVDRANLVPKLLRGEFDFAARAQAISFDDPSDYPSLWVLTGGGQNYGKWSNPRLDALYTEQDRTLDTSRRRQLLAEFQEIILQDNFIIPEFYRFGYMGHMPWVKNYPSLPFLFSPWYRWEQVYVER; this comes from the coding sequence ATGACCAAACTGTTCAAGAGAGGCTTCGGCTTTGTGCTCCTTGCGCTCGTTGCCATTCTGGTCATCACCGCCTGCGGCGGCGATGAAGCCCCCACCGCCACGCCGAACCCCCAGGTTCCCAAGCGCCTCGATGGCAAGCGCGGCGGAACGTTGAACCTCCGCGTGCTCAACCTCCCGCGCTCTTGGGACACTTATGACACCGTCGGCCAGGTGGACCTCCACAACCTCGGCCCCATGCTCAACAACCTCGTCTGGCCCGATCCCTATGGCGATGGCTTCAGCCTTACCGGCGACCTTGCCCAAAGCTGGCAGGTCAGCAGCGCAGGCGATACCGTCACCTTCCGTCTGCGCCAGGGTGTGAAGTTCCACGATGGCTCCGCCCTCACCTCAAAGGACGTCGCCTATAACCTCACCCGTGCCTGGAAGCCGCGCGCCCCCACTATGACCTACTACCAGGCCCGCGTCGCCGCCGTCCAGGCTATTGACACCCCGGACGACCTCACCATCGTCGTGAAGCTCAATGCTCCCAGCAACGCCTTCCTCCAGGGCATCGGCATGGCTGGCGTCCTCATCTATCCTGCGGCCATTCCCTTCCCCGAACAGTTGGAGACCTGGAAAAAGTCACCCATCGGCACTGGGCCATACAAATACAAGGGCTCCACCGCCACCACGATGGAGTTCGTCCGCAACGATGCCTACCACGTCTCCGGCCTGCCCTACGCCGATGCCATCCAGTTCGCCGTCATCGCCGATACCACCCTCTCCGTCGCCGCCTTCCGCGCCGGGCGTCTCGATGCTTCGAACTTCGATACCAGCGCCATTGAGATTTCCTACCAAGACCTCCAGCGCGAGCAGAGGTTCGTCACCAAAAAGGTAAACATCGGCCTCTACTTCCTGCACCCTGCGCAAAAGGCTCCCTGGTCATATCCCTCCGTCCGCCAGGCTATCTCCCTCGCCATCAATCGCCAGGAAATCATTGACGGCTGGCTCAAGGGCCTCGGTGATCGCGCCGCATCCCCCCTCATGCCTCCCGAGCTCGGCGGCCAGTGGGGCCTCGCCTCCAGGGACATCCTTGCCAGGCCCGGCTTCTCGGAAGACAAGACAGCCGATCGCGCCCGCGCCCGTCAGCTCCTTACCCAGGCCGGCGTCGTCCCCGGCGATATCACCGTCAGCATCCTCGCGGCTCAGGGCGGCGATGGGCTCTACGGCGAGATCGTCGAGCGCAGCTTCGCCGCCATGGGCTTCAAGACCAAGCTCGACCTTGTTGATCGCGCCAATCTCGTGCCCAAGCTCCTTCGCGGCGAGTTCGACTTCGCCGCCCGCGCCCAGGCCATCAGCTTTGATGACCCTTCGGACTACCCTTCGCTCTGGGTCCTCACCGGCGGCGGCCAGAACTACGGCAAATGGTCCAATCCCAGGCTGGACGCCCTTTACACCGAACAGGACCGCACCCTGGACACCTCGCGCCGGAGACAGCTCCTCGCCGAGTTCCAGGAAATCATCCTGCAAGATAACTTCATCATCCCCGAGTTCTACCGCTTCGGCTATATGGGCCACATGCCCTGGGTGAAGAACTACCCCTCGCTCCCCTTCCTCTTCTCCCCCTGGTATCGTTGGGAGCAAGTCTACGTGGAGCGCTAG
- a CDS encoding TetR/AcrR family transcriptional regulator yields the protein MPDGPESEAGPLQYLRRTPGVTERHSRALYCCTFTMRTTSSLRGRAMKRQAVAMNGHSSNGRRVEIFEKAARQFREKSYAATSMADIAAVVGMRKGGLYNHISSKQEILEHVAGIAIAYLKRTTGEMQAIGATDPERLIAHGIRRRVEFACEHADVIAVLTKDRHHLAPGQLQAVTTLHRRFRRLIREAIVVGITRRAFAPTNPGVATHSIMGMTNWVYEWYDPGGSLTPQELGEQLSRLFLNGLRARR from the coding sequence ATGCCGGACGGCCCCGAATCTGAAGCTGGACCACTTCAGTACCTAAGGCGAACCCCCGGAGTGACGGAGAGGCACAGCCGTGCGCTATACTGCTGTACCTTCACGATGCGCACAACGTCGTCACTGCGGGGAAGGGCCATGAAGCGCCAAGCTGTTGCTATGAACGGCCATTCATCGAACGGCCGACGCGTGGAAATTTTCGAGAAGGCCGCACGGCAGTTCCGGGAGAAGAGCTATGCGGCGACGAGCATGGCGGACATCGCCGCCGTCGTCGGCATGCGGAAGGGCGGCCTGTACAACCACATCTCCAGCAAGCAGGAGATACTCGAGCACGTTGCAGGGATCGCTATTGCCTATCTGAAAAGGACGACGGGCGAGATGCAGGCGATCGGGGCGACCGACCCAGAGCGACTTATCGCTCACGGCATCAGGCGACGAGTCGAGTTTGCTTGCGAGCATGCTGATGTGATTGCCGTGCTCACGAAGGACAGACATCACCTTGCTCCTGGACAGCTCCAGGCGGTGACGACGTTGCACCGCAGGTTTCGCAGGTTGATCCGTGAGGCGATTGTCGTGGGTATCACGAGGAGGGCATTCGCGCCCACGAACCCCGGAGTCGCGACGCATTCAATCATGGGGATGACGAACTGGGTCTATGAGTGGTATGACCCCGGCGGCTCGCTGACGCCGCAGGAGCTGGGCGAGCAGCTTTCGCGGCTGTTTCTCAACGGCCTGAGGGCGCGGCGCTAG
- a CDS encoding CoA transferase, whose amino-acid sequence MSTQPYALPLRNIRVVELTTVWAGPFTSALLADWGAEVVRVESTRNLLGGRGPVIAPNPALVNSLRAGGEFYFAYPNWEAGERPWNRCVVFQVHGKDKRSVTLELTEPEGRDAFDALLRASDVLIVNLAPDSLDALGLTFERLRRVKPDLVVVRIAAFGHTGKAKHARGLGAEAEAHASFTALRGHPGVDLMFKDNVAFADAAGSMAAALGAISALAQRAQTGKGRLIDVSLSDAVVSLLTPSFLDALLNARERTPQGNAHASMAPHGCYPCSGDDRWIVITIRHDADWRNLRQAMGDPAWAQDPSLQSAFGRLRSRESLDRLLASWTATRDAHETMALLQQHGIPAGVVMNERDVIESAHIKERGFLLPLRHRDTGSHLYPGYYWKTSPAPSRTVRAPCELGQENAWTYRDLLGLSAPAFNDLVNRRLIGTTPHG is encoded by the coding sequence ATGTCTACACAACCCTACGCGCTCCCCTTGCGAAACATCCGCGTCGTCGAGCTCACCACCGTTTGGGCCGGCCCCTTCACCAGCGCCCTCCTCGCCGATTGGGGCGCCGAAGTCGTCCGCGTCGAATCCACGCGCAACCTCCTGGGCGGCCGCGGCCCCGTCATCGCTCCAAACCCGGCTCTCGTCAACAGCCTCCGCGCCGGAGGCGAGTTCTACTTCGCCTACCCCAACTGGGAGGCTGGCGAGCGGCCCTGGAACCGCTGCGTCGTCTTCCAGGTCCACGGCAAAGATAAGCGCAGCGTCACGCTGGAGCTCACCGAGCCTGAAGGCCGCGACGCATTTGATGCCCTCCTTCGCGCCAGCGACGTTCTCATCGTCAACCTCGCCCCCGACTCTCTAGATGCGCTCGGCCTCACCTTTGAACGACTCCGCAGGGTGAAGCCCGATCTCGTCGTCGTCCGCATCGCCGCCTTCGGCCACACGGGAAAGGCCAAGCATGCCCGTGGCCTCGGGGCGGAGGCGGAAGCTCATGCCAGCTTCACCGCCCTGCGCGGCCATCCCGGCGTGGACCTGATGTTCAAAGACAACGTCGCCTTCGCCGATGCCGCAGGCTCCATGGCCGCCGCCCTCGGTGCCATCTCTGCCTTGGCCCAGCGCGCCCAAACCGGTAAAGGCCGGCTCATAGACGTCTCCCTCAGCGATGCCGTCGTGAGCCTGCTCACCCCAAGCTTCCTCGATGCTCTGCTGAACGCCCGCGAGCGCACGCCCCAAGGCAACGCCCACGCTTCGATGGCTCCCCACGGCTGCTACCCCTGCAGCGGCGACGACCGCTGGATCGTCATCACCATCCGCCACGATGCCGATTGGCGAAACCTTCGCCAAGCTATGGGCGATCCCGCCTGGGCGCAAGACCCGTCGCTGCAGAGCGCCTTCGGCAGACTGCGCAGCCGCGAGTCCCTCGATCGCCTCCTCGCCTCGTGGACCGCAACCCGTGACGCCCATGAAACGATGGCTCTGCTCCAGCAGCACGGCATCCCGGCCGGCGTCGTCATGAACGAGCGTGACGTCATCGAAAGCGCACACATCAAGGAACGCGGCTTCCTCCTCCCGCTTCGCCACCGCGATACCGGCTCACACCTCTACCCCGGCTACTACTGGAAAACCTCGCCCGCGCCCTCACGGACCGTCCGCGCTCCATGCGAGCTGGGTCAGGAGAACGCCTGGACCTATCGGGATCTCCTCGGCCTTTCCGCGCCGGCATTCAACGACCTCGTCAATCGAAGGCTCATCGGGACCACGCCCCACGGGTAG